The following are from one region of the Girardinichthys multiradiatus isolate DD_20200921_A chromosome 9, DD_fGirMul_XY1, whole genome shotgun sequence genome:
- the niban1a gene encoding protein Niban 1a, whose product MGVSTSSLLDETKSAYIQGQAEAELKEFSPYYRKQFSVARFAQVEDELEQNKQKITQLLKQKEAPEEGIVLYEEGVCYFDEARKWKERYVVVRANYCLECHESLQSYVKGAPPLHKLLPTGGNVQTTEEMYMEMVDKCYPDDSSGKEEFAPPLSGMPGQFPVYLRLPYRRDSYFCFKQQAKQANFLSILSDCIKHQNQDFLKKKTCEVQAFLKAVQLYRQDRGNYEEWDMLIGSDVRVMANLVMEKLLPSLGKDLLPRLKAKKTERKRVWFTTMEAAYVLVQEHLLAGLSDLKEECRMYVRQQEVLMHSDMDQILNTRRQLEEKIQATVSEPAQRLCSESVQPYLGSVLEELMEPISSGFMDGRQLIETKMEEVCQSVLQGADKMLKKALSEMARPNLLSCYTKISSLQDKLKHLQERFGFCTITAVSHGAQIDLQQLIENAAYTFELMLMKAVKDNPETTGAVVEKAKHRVLKQYDYDSSTVRKRIFQDALVSITLPFIKKNLADSCQTELQGLEHTIYPEYSNLIHVENVYENILLQILDEEVSKVVKEAASLKKHNLFKESSRSSISSVSTPNSPALVLASSIKSTSQAPPSPLAVNGLPLSPNKEVEQQEKQVLQSEAVVEVTKTLLEEVELTDDSPRANGCQKAELPEEAVQTVKVEELKTPPSAETYVLSETGETQENLSDQAAQPETENTQRTEITSSEPSAAAASPTAGATWTEAPRPDGTKEPMELPTEEIGSQLAADSMETMQSQKAGVKLEAPSGGEEAEDISQKVEEAESLTVSDPNSLDVSVGSESPRSDLEFIGGISETSDVLEVVQSSVNLEETSEDQTSAEEPSAGAQTEAEAGTTVETPAEPADATSSPPAGDSSGSPGVQPLDCVKEIRNLVVEVIEVEEPVHHYPKQE is encoded by the exons ATGGGGGTCTCCACGTCCAGTCTCCTAGATGAAACCAAGTCCGCCTACATTCAAG GCCAAGCCGAAGCCGAGCTGAAGGAGTTCAGTCCGTACTACAGGAAGCAGTTCTCGGTGGCCCGGTTTGCTCAGGTGGAGGATGAACTGGAACAGAACAAACAGAAGATCACACAGCTGCTCAAACAGAAG GAGGCTCCAGAGGAGGGCATCGTACTCTATGAAGAAGGCGTGTGTTACTTTGATGAAGCCAGGAAGTGGAAGGAGCGCTACGTTGTGGTGAGAGCCAACTACTGCCTGGAATGTCATGAAAGCCTGCAG TCTTATGTTAAGGGAGCTCCTCCGCTTCACAAGCTGCTGCCTACAGGGGGCAATGTTCAGACCACAGAGGAGATGTACATGGAAATGGTGGACAAATGCTATCCTGATGACAGCA GTGGAAAGGAGGAGTTTGCGCCTCCTCTGTCGGGAATGCCGGGACAGTTTCCGGTCTACCTCCGTCTGCCCTACAGGAGGGATTCGTACTTCTGCTTCAAGCAGCAGGCTAAGCAGGCCAACTTCCTCTCCATCCTGTCAGACTGCATCAAGCACCAGAACCAAG ACTTCCTGAAGAAGAAAACTTGTGAAGTCCAGGCCTTCCTGAAAGCCGTCCAGCTCTACCGACAGGACAGAGGCAACTATGAGGAGTGGGACATGCTGATCGGGAGCGACGTACGG GTGATGGCCAACCTGGTGATGGAGAAGCTGCTGCCGTCGCTGGGAAAAGACCTGCTGCCTCGCCTCAAAGCCAAGAAGACCGAGAGGAAGAGAGTTTGGTTCACT ACGATGGAGGCAGCGTACGTCCTGGTTCAGGAGCATCTGCTGGCGGGACTGTCGGACCTGAAGGAGGAATGCAGGATGTATGTCCGACAGCAGGAGGTTCTGATGCACTCTGACATGGACCAGATCCTAAACACGAGACGGCAGCTGGAGGAGAAGATCCAAG CCACAGTCTCAGAACCTGCGCAGCGACTATGCTCCGAGTCCGTCCAGCCCTACCTGGGCTCCGTCCTGGAGGAACTGATGGAACCAATCAGCTCCGGTTTTATGGACGGGCGACAGCTGATCGAAACAAAGATGGAGGAGGTGTGTCAGAGCGTCCTGCAGGGAGCAGACAAGATGCTGAAAAAG GCTCTGAGTGAGATGGCGAGACCCAACCTGCTGAGCTGCTACACGAAGATCAGCTCTCTGCAGGACAAACTgaagcacctgcaggagagatTCGGTTTCTGCACCATCACAGCAGTGAGCCATGGGGCTCAGATAGACCTCCAGCAG CTGATTGAGAACGCAGCGTACACGTTCGAGCTGATGCTAATGAAGGCTGTGAAGGACAACCCAGAAACCACCGGAGCAGTCGTTGAGAAAGCCAAACACAGAGTCCTGAAG CAATATGACTACGACAGCAGCACAGTGAGGAAGAGGATCTTTCAGGATGCCCTGGTCTCCATCACGTTACCCTTCATCAAGAAGAACCTGGCTGACTCCTGCCAAACC GAGCTTCAGGGTCTCGAACACACCATCTACCCAGAGTACTCCAACCTCATTCACGTTGAGAACGTATATGAAAACATCCTCCTGCAGATCCTAGATGAGGAGGTCTCCAAAG TGGTGAAGGAAGCAGCCAGCCTGAAGAAACACAACCTGTTCAAGGAGAGCAGCCGCTCCAGCATCTCCTCCGTCTCCACACCCAACAGCCCTGCTCTGGTCCTGGCCTCCTCCATCAAATCCACCTCACAGGCTCCTCCGTCTCCTCTGGCCGTCAATGGCCTGCCCCTCAGTCCCAACAAAGAGGTGGAGCAGCAGGAGAAACAAGTGCTGCAGAGTGAAGCTGTGGTGGAGGTGACCAAGACATTGTTGGAAGAAGTGGAACTAACAGACGATTCGCCTAGAGCCAATGGCTGTCAGAAGGCAGAGCTGCCAGAAGAAGCTGTCCAAACTGTGAAGGTAGAAGAACTGAAAACTCCaccttcagcagagacataCGTCCTGTCAGAGACTGGAGAGACCCAAGAAAACCTCTCTGACCAAGCAGCACAACCTGAAACTGAGAACACCCAGAGAACAGAAATCACTTCATCAGAaccttctgctgctgcagcaagTCCAACTGCAGGAGCTACATGGACAGAAGCTCCAAGGCCGGATGGAACCAAGGAACCCATGGAGCTTCCAACAGAGGAAATCGGATCTCAACTTGCAGCTGACAGCATGGAAACGATGCAAAGCCAGAAGGCTGGAGTCAAGTTAGAGGCTCCCTCTGGTGGCGAAGAAGCAGAAGACATCAGCCAGAAGGTGGAGGAAGCAGAGTCCCTCACCGTCTCAGATCCCAACTCCCTGGACGTGTCTGTGGGAAGTGAATCCCCACGTTCAGATCTGGAGTTCATAGGAGGAATCTCAGAAACCTCAGACGTCTTAGAGGTTGTTCAGTCATCCGTAAACCTGGAGGAAACATCAGAGGACCAAACCTCAGCTGAAGAACCATCCGCTGGTGCTCAGACGGAAGCTGAAGCAGGAACGACTGTGGagactccagcagaaccagccgATGCTACGTCTTCTCCGCCTGCTGGGGACAGTTCTGGCAGTCCCGGAGTCCAGCCACTGGACTGTGTGAAGGAGATCCGCAACCTGGTGGTGGAGGTGATCGAGGTGGAGGAGCCGGTGCATCATTATCCAAAGCAGGAATGA